The Mobula birostris isolate sMobBir1 chromosome 14, sMobBir1.hap1, whole genome shotgun sequence genome includes a region encoding these proteins:
- the LOC140209528 gene encoding 5-hydroxytryptamine receptor 1A-beta-like — MPVALSARCNETSCGVYIPLHSVPLAASSFILGCTCLIGVLGNGLACRLVYTDRSQRTPTNALLFNLAANDFVKCVLDIPALLAVTVWGNSRADLGETPCLLQPFTYSLSGCVQLATLVVISVERYRAIANPLQIAKRKVRIQLWVPIIWSMGLIVSVFTITLFKDTPVYVRCRHQLIDPQKYLDPFGTYILVPWWTVSLSVIISHYLRIFVLVRQHNKRVFDRGLMPTSSKGHDQHLPGLEGQSMQRKTTIKVPTTVEAPCSQAKLSPGLQLATASCAIQCQAISMNDCVSSSLNADAPNIMGAVCLFTGKSREPAKKKMEGKLAKRFGYIMLTFLVCWMPLVTVLLLSMFLRSSMPLLLEIQTPAMALSCIPAAVNPFIYTKLNQHFHSEILRAVTRFRGRRKCLAVRT, encoded by the exons ATGCCGGTTGCTCTGTCTGCAAGATGCAACGAGACCAGCTGTGGCGTTTATATTCCACTCCACTCCGTTCCCCTGGCGGCCAGCTCTTTCATCCTGGGCTGTACGTGCCTTATCGGGGTGCTGGGGAACGGGCTAGCCTGCCGCCTGGTTTACACCGACAGGTCTCAGCGCACACCGACCAACGCGCTTCTGTTCAATTTAGCGGCCAACGACTTCGTTAAGTGCGTGCTGGACATCCCCGCGCTCCTGGCGGTCACTGTCTGGGGCAACAGCCGCGCCGACCTGGGCGAGACGCCGTGTCTCCTGCAGCCTTTCACCTACTCTCTGAGCGGCTGTGTGCAGCTGGCTACTCTCGTGGTCATCAGCGTTGAACGCTACCGGGCCATCGCCAATCCATTGCAGATAGCCAAGAGGAAGGTTAGGATCCAGCTGTGGGTCCCAATCATTTGGTCCATGGGCCTTATTGTATCAGTTTTCACCATCACCTTGTTCAAGGACACCCCTGTGTATGTGAGATGCAGGCATCAACTTATAGACCCCCAGAAATACTTGGACCCTTTTGGTACCTATATCCTGGTTCCTTGGTGGACTGTCAGCTTGTCCGTGATAATCAGCCACTACTTGAGAATATTTGTGCTGGTGAGGCAGCACAATAAAAGGGTCTTTGACAGGGGGTTGATGCCCACCTCTTCAAAAGGGCATGACCAACACCTGCcaggactagaagggcagagcaTGCAACGGAAGACAACCATCAAGGTGCCAACAACAGTGGAAGCCCCATGTTCACAAGCTAAGCTCAGCCCCGGTCTTCAGTTGGCGACGGCGTCCTGTGCCATTCAGTGCCAAGCTATTTCGATGAATGATTGTGTATCCTCATCCCTCAACGCTGATGCCCCCAACATAATGGGAGCGGTGTGCCTCTTCACCGGCAAATCCAGGGAGCCTGCCAAGAAAAAGATGGAAGGCAAACTTGCCAAGCGCTTTGGTTATATCATGTTAACCTTTCTGGTGTGCTGGATGCCTTTAGTTACTGTTTTGCTGCTGAGCATGTTTTTGCGAAGTTCG ATGCCATTGCTGCTGGAGATCCAGACACCTGCCATGGCTTTGTCCTGCATTCCTGCTGCTGTGAACCCCTTCATTTACACCAAGTTGAATCAACATTTTCACTCTGAAATCCTGCGAGCAGTCACCAGATTTAGGGGTAGACGCAAGTGTCTGGCTGTTAGAACATAA